The following is a genomic window from Acidimicrobium ferrooxidans DSM 10331.
CCGCCTATGCCATCGGGGCCTCGGTCGCCTTCATCTATCTCCGAGGGGAGTTCGCACTCGGTCTCGAGCGGGTTCAGCAGGCCATCAACGATGCCTACGCACGCGGAGCGCTCGGGCGCAACATCTTCGGGTCGGGGTTCTCGCTCGACATTGTGCTCCAGCCTGGTGCGGGCGCCTACATCTGCGGCGAGGAGACGGCGCTCCTCGAGTCGCTCGAGGGCAAGCGAGGATTCCCGCGCATCAAGCCGCCGTACTTCCCGGCGGTGATCGGGCTCTACGGAGCGCCGACCATCGTGAACAACGTCGAGACGGTGTCGAACCTCCCGTGGATCGTGCGGCACGGAGGAGCCGCCTTCCGCGCCCTCGGTGCGGGCCGCTCGACGGGGACCAGGATCTTTGCGTTGTCGGGAAGCGTGCGCCGTCCGGGTGCCTTCGAGGTCGAGATGACGAGCGTCACGTTTCGAGAACTCATCTACGGTGACGCCTACGGACAGGGTCTCGAGCCGGATCGCGAGCTTCGAGCCTTCATCCCTGGTGGGGTGTCGTCGCCATGGCTCTTCCCCGAACACCTGGACCTGCCGCTCGGTCAGGACGAGGTGGCCAAGGCCGGCTCGATGCTCGGGTCGGGGTCGATCATCGTCATGGACGACGGCGATTGCCCGGTGAGGGCGGCGTGGCGAATCGCACGCTTCTTCGCACGCGAGTCCTGCGGTCAGTGCACTCCCTGTCGCGAGGGTGGCACCTGGATCGAGCAGGTGCTGCGTCGCCTCGAGCTGGGCTACGGACGCGAGGAAGATCTCGACCTGCTGCTGGATGCGTGCGACAACATCTCCCCTGGCGTTACCTGGCCGCCGGCCCAGACGACCATCTGCGTGCTCGGCCCCTCCATCCCTCCGTCCGTGGTCGCGGCGATCCGTCGGTTCCGCGACGTCTTCTTGACGCATATCAAGGAGGAGCGCTGCCCCTATGACTGAGCAGGCCAGCACCGTCACCATAACCCTCGACGGGAAGTCCGTCACCGTTCCAGCTGGCGTCAAGCTCATCGAGGCACTCGAGGCCGTCGGTACCTACGTGCCGCGGTTCTGCTACCACCCTCGGATGCGTCCCGTGGGCGTGTGCCGGATGTGTCTCGTCGAGGTGTCGGGCCCTCGCGGGTTCTCGCTGCAACCCAGCTGCTTCATCGACGTCGCCGACCAGATGGAGGTGCGCACCACGAGCGAGCCGGTGCGCAAGGCCCAGCATGGCGTCCTCGAGTTTCTGCTCCTCAACCATCCACTGGACTGCCCGGTCTGCGACAAAGGTGGCGAGTGCCCCCTCCAGGACCAGGCCTTTGCGCATGGTTCGGGTGAGACTCGTTTCATCGAGGAGAAGCGCCACTATCCCAAACCGATACCGGTGTCGCCGCTCATCCTCCTCGACCGTGAACGATGCATCCAGTGCGATCGCTGCACCCGCTTTGCCGACGAGGTGGCCGGTGACGCGAGGTTGGATTTCGCCGGACGGGGCAACGGATTGCGCGTCGCGACGTTCGAGGGCGAGGGCTTCGAGTCGGTGTTTGCCGGCAACGTCGTGCAGATCTGTCCGGTCGGGGCGCTCACGGCCACGCCATATCGGTTCAAGGCTCGTCCGTGGGACCTCGCCGAGGCAGCCTCGACGTGCACGTCCTGCTCGATGGGGTGCCAGGTCGTGCTGCAGTCGTCACAGAACGAGTTGACCCGGGTCCTCGGGGTGGACGCGGAGGCGATCAACCAGGGTTGGCTCTGTGATCGTGGTCGCTTCCAGGTTGCGGCGGTGAACAATCGCGAGGAGCGTCTGCTTGCTCCGCGCATCGGGGCCGATCGCGCGAGTTGGGCTGCAGCGCTCGATGCGGTCGCAAGCGCGATCCAAGAGGCCGTCAGCCGGCAGGGCCCGGCCGCCGTCGGCGTGATCGGTGGCGATCGACTCAGCCTCGAAGGCCAGTTCGCCTGGGCTCGCCTGGCCCGCAGTTCGATCGCCACGCCGCGTGTGGACGGGGTCGCCGGTTCGTTGGTCGACCCCAATCTGTGGCTGGATCGCCTGGCCACCGTGGACGCGATCGACGACGCCGAGGTCGTGGTGACCATTGGTGTCGATCTTCGCGAAGAGCTTCCGGTTGCCTGGCTCCGCCTTCGACAGCGGGCGCTCGCCGGTGGTGCGGTCGTCGACGTGGCCCCTGGACCGACGAGTCAGGGCGAGATCGCCACGGCGCGGATCGTCCTGGATCCTCGTGATCCCGAGGCGGCCATCCGGGAGGTTGCACAGGTCGTCGGCGATC
Proteins encoded in this region:
- the nuoG gene encoding NADH-quinone oxidoreductase subunit NuoG, whose translation is MTEQASTVTITLDGKSVTVPAGVKLIEALEAVGTYVPRFCYHPRMRPVGVCRMCLVEVSGPRGFSLQPSCFIDVADQMEVRTTSEPVRKAQHGVLEFLLLNHPLDCPVCDKGGECPLQDQAFAHGSGETRFIEEKRHYPKPIPVSPLILLDRERCIQCDRCTRFADEVAGDARLDFAGRGNGLRVATFEGEGFESVFAGNVVQICPVGALTATPYRFKARPWDLAEAASTCTSCSMGCQVVLQSSQNELTRVLGVDAEAINQGWLCDRGRFQVAAVNNREERLLAPRIGADRASWAAALDAVASAIQEAVSRQGPAAVGVIGGDRLSLEGQFAWARLARSSIATPRVDGVAGSLVDPNLWLDRLATVDAIDDAEVVVTIGVDLREELPVAWLRLRQRALAGGAVVDVAPGPTSQGEIATARIVLDPRDPEAAIREVAQVVGDRRALVIVGQSNPLLDSRTRVGLYAALLGRLPASTVLPVHRSGNAAGALVAGLSPGWWPGLVAGPVAGWAESAGHDVTDILQAARVGALGVLIVLDRDLGELGLSDAEIETLARSVTLVVASSFETATTRRAAVALPIAAWGEERGVTISAELRLGRLAAQVEPMEQAWPAWSVAEELRARLEVGPVAVAVGEVLSALCHVGGVVTTHDVHLLGQRADGPLLPSAERGDGSPPRLLDPMGTPGIASVRRQAPDVRLGNALDPALPAPSAGVRRASLATAAALSNDLVGATGSGFVPWIASALYGDTPDVVANPFLAPLRRQARARLAPSDASRLGLELDGATVQIGGRVSLPVALDDDVAEGVVVIEGMPSGWGELAGPGWSLVEVEALHGS
- a CDS encoding complex I 51 kDa subunit family protein — translated: MSAPSIVGARLGYEDSYTLERFLATDGDAGLRRALLELTPEQVHAEVLEANLLGRGGAGFEAGRKWSMLRKAPRRYLVVNGDESEPATFKDHLLVERDPHQLVEGATIAAYAIGASVAFIYLRGEFALGLERVQQAINDAYARGALGRNIFGSGFSLDIVLQPGAGAYICGEETALLESLEGKRGFPRIKPPYFPAVIGLYGAPTIVNNVETVSNLPWIVRHGGAAFRALGAGRSTGTRIFALSGSVRRPGAFEVEMTSVTFRELIYGDAYGQGLEPDRELRAFIPGGVSSPWLFPEHLDLPLGQDEVAKAGSMLGSGSIIVMDDGDCPVRAAWRIARFFARESCGQCTPCREGGTWIEQVLRRLELGYGREEDLDLLLDACDNISPGVTWPPAQTTICVLGPSIPPSVVAAIRRFRDVFLTHIKEERCPYD